Proteins encoded in a region of the Synechococcus sp. BIOS-U3-1 genome:
- the ychF gene encoding redox-regulated ATPase YchF: MLKAGIVGLPNVGKSTLFNALVANAQAQAANFPFCTIEPNVGTVSVPDARLEQLTDLSKSAETIATRMEFVDIAGLVKGASQGEGLGNKFLANIREVDAIVHVVRCFEDDDVIHVSGSVGPIRDAEVINLELGLADLAQIEKRRERLKKQIRTSKEAQAEDAALERIQVVLEAGGAARNVELSDEEALMIKPLGLLSAKPIIYATNVSEDELAAGNAFCEDVVALSAKEGAETVRISAQVEAELVELGEEERKDYLDGLGVNEGGLKSLIRATYRLLGLRTYFTTGEKETRAWTFRAGMTAPQAAGVIHTDFERGFIRAQTIGCEKLLEAGSLAEARNKGWLRSEGKDYEVKEGDVMEFLFNV; encoded by the coding sequence ATGCTCAAAGCCGGAATCGTTGGATTGCCCAATGTGGGTAAATCCACCCTCTTCAATGCCCTGGTGGCCAATGCCCAGGCCCAGGCAGCCAATTTCCCGTTCTGCACGATCGAACCGAATGTCGGGACTGTGTCAGTTCCGGATGCTCGGCTGGAGCAGCTGACGGATCTGAGCAAAAGCGCCGAAACCATTGCCACGCGCATGGAATTTGTCGATATTGCTGGACTGGTGAAGGGAGCTAGCCAGGGAGAAGGCCTAGGCAATAAGTTTCTGGCCAACATTCGCGAAGTGGACGCGATTGTGCACGTGGTTCGCTGTTTCGAGGATGACGATGTCATCCATGTTTCAGGTTCCGTTGGTCCGATTCGTGATGCTGAGGTGATCAATCTCGAACTCGGTCTTGCAGATCTGGCACAGATTGAAAAGCGTCGCGAGCGCCTCAAGAAGCAGATACGAACAAGCAAGGAGGCACAGGCAGAGGATGCGGCTCTTGAACGGATTCAAGTAGTCCTTGAGGCAGGTGGAGCCGCACGCAACGTTGAGCTGAGCGATGAAGAAGCGTTGATGATCAAGCCACTGGGGCTCTTATCGGCCAAGCCAATCATCTATGCCACCAATGTGAGTGAAGACGAACTAGCCGCAGGGAATGCTTTCTGTGAGGACGTGGTGGCTCTGTCGGCGAAGGAGGGCGCTGAAACCGTGCGCATCTCTGCTCAAGTGGAAGCGGAACTGGTTGAGCTTGGCGAAGAAGAACGAAAGGACTATCTCGATGGACTTGGGGTCAATGAAGGTGGCCTGAAAAGTTTGATTCGTGCCACTTATCGTTTATTGGGATTGCGCACTTATTTCACAACTGGTGAAAAAGAAACACGTGCTTGGACATTTAGGGCAGGGATGACTGCCCCTCAGGCGGCAGGAGTGATCCATACCGATTTCGAACGGGGATTCATCCGTGCTCAGACCATCGGTTGCGAGAAATTGCTTGAAGCTGGATCGCTTGCAGAAGCTCGCAACAAAGGTTGGTTGCGCAGTGAGGGTAAAGACTATGAGGTTAAAGAAGGTGATGTGATGGAGTTTTTATTCAATGTGTAA
- the polA gene encoding DNA polymerase I translates to MPETKEKPLLLLVDGHSLAFRSFYAFSKGGEGGLATKDGRPTSVTYGFLKALLENCKGLKPQGVTIAFDTAEPTFRHKADPNYKAHRDVAPDVFFQDLDQLQLILRNQLQLPLCMAPGFEADDVLGTLANRAASSGWRVRILSGDRDLFQLVDDQRDIAVMYMGGGPYAKSSGPTLIDEAGVQFKLGVMPDKVVDLKALTGDSSDNIPGVKGVGPKTAINLLKENFDLDGVYKVLAEVEAEGPKASRGAVKGALKGKLSADRDNAYLSRQLAEILVDIPLPEEPVLELGPVDGDGLEAQLKDLELNSLVRQVPGFIATFSPGGLTANAQLLETKVSNDSNQSTRSTGAAATELDSSDALNQDGAPPQPDLHPQLINSDKGLQELMKKLQSCTDPTAPVALDTETSDLNPFKAQLVGIGVCWGPGDADLAYIPVGHRATAEPTLEAEHSLVQLPLETVLEQMAPWLASPEHPKALQNAKYDRLILLRHGLPLAGVAIDTMLADYLKDAAAKHGLDAMATRMYGITPTLFSDLVGKPKDGKASCFADVELDQAALYCGMDVHLTRRLAIDLRQQLQATGERLPSLLDNVELPLEPVLALMEATGIRIDLPYLSALSTEMGDILQRLEKEAKQAAGTDFNLASPKQLGELLFNTLGLDRKKSRRTKTGYSTDATVLEKLEADHPVVPLVLEHRVLSKLKSTYVDALPQLVEAETGRVHTDFNQAVTATGRLSSSNPNLQNIPVRTEYSRRIRKAFLPQENWTLLSADYSQIELRILAHLSGEDVLQQAYREGDDVHALTARLLLDKDEVNSDERRLGKTINFGVIYGMGAQRFARETGVNQAEAKDFLLRYRERYPKVFAFLELQERLALSRGYVETIMGRRRPFHFDRNGLGRLLGKEPMDIDLDVARRGGMEAQQLRAAANAPIQGSSADIIKLAMIQLQAAIEQQALPARLLLQVHDELVLEVDPDALKLIQNLVVNTMEKAVSLSVPLVAETGLGANWMDAK, encoded by the coding sequence ATGCCAGAAACCAAGGAGAAACCCCTGCTACTGCTGGTGGATGGCCATTCACTGGCCTTCCGCAGTTTTTATGCCTTCAGCAAAGGCGGAGAAGGGGGGTTGGCCACCAAAGACGGCCGTCCAACCAGCGTGACCTATGGATTTCTCAAGGCCCTGCTCGAGAACTGCAAGGGGCTAAAGCCTCAAGGTGTGACGATCGCATTTGACACAGCCGAGCCCACCTTCCGCCACAAAGCTGATCCCAACTACAAGGCGCACCGGGATGTAGCACCGGATGTGTTCTTTCAAGACCTTGATCAACTTCAGTTGATCCTGCGCAACCAGCTGCAGCTCCCTCTTTGTATGGCGCCTGGCTTCGAGGCGGATGACGTGCTCGGCACCCTCGCCAACCGAGCCGCATCCTCGGGATGGCGAGTGAGAATTCTCAGCGGCGACCGCGATCTGTTTCAGCTGGTGGACGACCAGCGGGACATTGCCGTGATGTACATGGGTGGCGGACCCTATGCAAAGAGCAGCGGACCCACCCTGATTGATGAGGCAGGTGTCCAGTTCAAGCTCGGAGTGATGCCCGACAAAGTGGTGGACCTCAAGGCACTCACTGGAGACAGCTCTGACAACATTCCAGGAGTGAAAGGAGTCGGCCCGAAAACAGCGATCAATCTGCTCAAAGAGAATTTCGACCTTGATGGCGTGTACAAGGTTCTGGCCGAAGTTGAGGCGGAAGGCCCCAAGGCCAGCAGAGGTGCTGTCAAAGGGGCTCTAAAGGGCAAGCTCAGCGCCGACCGTGACAACGCCTATCTCTCAAGACAACTGGCCGAAATCCTGGTCGACATCCCACTACCTGAAGAACCCGTTCTTGAACTTGGGCCCGTGGATGGCGACGGCCTAGAGGCGCAGCTCAAGGATCTAGAGCTGAACAGCCTGGTACGACAGGTTCCAGGTTTCATCGCCACTTTCTCACCAGGCGGTCTGACGGCGAACGCCCAACTGCTCGAGACCAAGGTATCCAACGACTCCAATCAATCCACCAGGTCAACAGGTGCTGCCGCGACGGAGCTAGACAGCTCAGACGCTTTGAACCAGGACGGCGCGCCACCCCAACCAGATCTGCATCCACAGCTGATCAACAGCGACAAAGGCTTGCAAGAGCTAATGAAAAAGTTGCAGTCCTGCACCGACCCCACTGCGCCTGTTGCCCTTGACACGGAAACCAGCGATCTCAACCCCTTCAAAGCACAGCTGGTTGGTATTGGCGTGTGTTGGGGTCCAGGCGATGCAGATCTCGCTTACATCCCTGTTGGTCATCGTGCAACGGCAGAACCCACACTGGAAGCCGAGCACTCACTGGTGCAACTTCCACTCGAGACAGTGCTGGAACAGATGGCTCCCTGGCTGGCCAGCCCTGAGCACCCCAAAGCCTTGCAAAACGCGAAATATGACCGCCTGATCCTGCTGCGCCATGGCTTGCCGTTGGCGGGCGTGGCCATCGACACCATGCTGGCCGATTACCTGAAGGATGCCGCGGCGAAGCACGGCCTCGATGCCATGGCAACACGAATGTATGGAATCACTCCCACCCTGTTCAGTGATCTTGTCGGCAAGCCCAAGGACGGCAAGGCAAGCTGCTTCGCCGATGTAGAGCTCGACCAGGCGGCGTTGTATTGCGGCATGGACGTTCATCTCACGCGCCGACTGGCCATCGATCTACGCCAACAGCTGCAGGCCACAGGAGAACGACTCCCCAGTCTGTTGGACAACGTGGAACTGCCGCTGGAACCGGTGCTGGCTTTGATGGAAGCCACCGGAATCCGCATTGACCTGCCCTATCTCAGTGCGCTTTCAACAGAGATGGGTGACATCTTGCAGCGCCTAGAGAAAGAGGCCAAACAGGCAGCAGGAACCGACTTCAACCTCGCCTCGCCCAAGCAACTTGGCGAGTTGCTGTTCAACACCCTCGGCCTTGACCGCAAGAAATCCCGCAGGACTAAGACCGGCTACAGCACAGACGCCACCGTTCTAGAGAAACTAGAGGCTGATCACCCCGTGGTGCCGCTGGTCCTCGAACATCGCGTGCTGAGCAAGCTCAAGAGCACCTATGTGGACGCCCTTCCGCAACTCGTGGAAGCGGAAACAGGCAGGGTGCACACCGATTTCAATCAAGCGGTGACGGCCACCGGTCGGCTGAGCAGCAGTAATCCCAACCTTCAAAACATTCCAGTCCGCACGGAATACAGCCGCCGCATTCGCAAGGCCTTCCTTCCGCAAGAGAACTGGACACTACTTAGCGCGGATTATTCCCAGATTGAGTTGCGGATCCTCGCCCACCTCTCAGGCGAAGACGTACTGCAACAGGCCTACCGGGAGGGAGACGACGTGCATGCCCTGACAGCACGACTGCTGCTCGACAAAGATGAGGTGAACAGCGACGAACGACGCCTGGGCAAGACGATCAATTTCGGTGTGATCTACGGAATGGGTGCCCAGCGCTTTGCGCGAGAAACCGGGGTGAACCAGGCGGAGGCCAAGGATTTCCTACTGCGTTACCGGGAGCGCTATCCCAAAGTCTTCGCCTTTTTGGAATTGCAGGAACGACTAGCCCTCAGTCGCGGTTATGTGGAAACGATCATGGGGCGACGTCGTCCTTTCCACTTTGATCGCAACGGCCTAGGGCGTTTGCTGGGCAAGGAGCCCATGGACATCGACCTGGATGTCGCTCGTCGAGGCGGAATGGAGGCTCAGCAGTTGCGAGCTGCGGCCAATGCGCCGATTCAAGGATCTAGCGCTGACATCATCAAACTGGCCATGATCCAACTGCAGGCTGCGATCGAACAGCAAGCATTACCAGCACGTCTGCTTCTGCAGGTGCACGACGAACTGGTGCTTGAAGTGGATCCGGATGCTCTGAAGCTGATTCAAAACTTAGTGGTCAACACCATGGAGAAGGCTGTGAGCTTGAGCGTGCCCTTGGTGGCTGAGACCGGCCTCGGCGCCAACTGGATGGACGCGAAATGA
- a CDS encoding efflux RND transporter periplasmic adaptor subunit: MGSQKSQSPTGATPEALRALTRLSGLKRRRRRLFGVSAAAVLLTAGALIWSQGPGSNRSRQLSQFTVAAEWGSLPGVITASGELEAIRRVNVSPKSSGVVEALYVDEGDVVAKGQVLARMDSGDFNSRMDEFVALERQAQAEHDTKRADYERHRQLADTGAISASDLDSFRGAFFTSREALNVARERLKQRKVEGSELLIRAPFSGVITERFAEPGSFVTPTTAASTNAGATSSTLVELSEGLEVAAKVPESDIGRIRVGQDATVRVDAYPDQLFPAKVRDIAPRALKTDNVISIEVELTLIEPPPSLRIGMTADVNFQTGRTTASTLVPTVAIVTEQGQSGVLLVGDNEEPTFQPVQLGASSGDKSAILSGVKPGTRVFMELPPWAKQRD; the protein is encoded by the coding sequence ATGGGCAGCCAAAAAAGCCAGTCCCCCACTGGGGCCACACCCGAAGCTCTACGTGCGTTGACCCGTCTTAGTGGCTTGAAACGCAGGAGGCGGCGCTTGTTCGGAGTTAGTGCAGCCGCTGTTCTGTTGACAGCAGGCGCTCTGATTTGGAGCCAAGGACCAGGCTCGAATCGGTCACGGCAATTGAGTCAGTTCACCGTTGCTGCGGAATGGGGGTCTCTTCCAGGAGTGATCACAGCCAGTGGCGAGTTGGAAGCCATCCGACGAGTGAATGTGAGCCCCAAGAGCAGCGGGGTGGTTGAAGCGCTCTATGTCGATGAAGGCGATGTCGTAGCGAAAGGACAAGTTCTGGCTCGCATGGATAGCGGTGATTTCAATAGTCGTATGGATGAATTCGTCGCCCTTGAACGACAAGCGCAAGCAGAGCACGACACCAAACGAGCGGACTATGAGCGCCACCGTCAATTGGCAGACACCGGGGCCATTTCCGCATCAGATCTCGATAGTTTCCGCGGTGCCTTCTTCACCAGTCGAGAAGCCCTGAATGTGGCGCGTGAGCGTCTGAAGCAACGCAAAGTTGAAGGCAGTGAACTGCTAATCCGAGCTCCCTTCAGTGGGGTCATCACCGAACGCTTTGCCGAACCGGGATCCTTTGTGACCCCCACCACAGCAGCTTCAACCAATGCTGGAGCAACCAGCTCAACATTGGTTGAGCTCTCCGAGGGTCTCGAAGTGGCCGCCAAGGTTCCTGAAAGTGATATCGGTCGCATTCGTGTCGGCCAAGACGCCACTGTTCGCGTTGACGCGTACCCCGATCAGCTCTTTCCAGCAAAAGTGCGAGACATCGCACCGCGTGCACTCAAAACCGACAACGTGATCTCAATCGAGGTGGAACTCACCCTGATCGAGCCTCCACCGAGCCTGCGCATTGGGATGACCGCGGATGTGAACTTCCAGACCGGCCGCACCACCGCCAGCACGTTGGTGCCAACAGTGGCAATCGTGACTGAACAAGGCCAATCGGGCGTTCTGTTGGTAGGCGACAACGAGGAGCCCACATTCCAGCCTGTGCAGCTGGGTGCCAGCAGTGGCGACAAGAGTGCCATTCTCTCCGGTGTGAAGCCCGGCACACGCGTGTTCATGGAACTGCCGCCCTGGGCGAAACAGCGCGACTGA
- the cysS gene encoding cysteine--tRNA ligase yields MPLRLTNSLSNRTEDFEPLEAGKATIYCCGVTVYDLCHLGHARSYINWDVLRRYLIWRNYEVTFVQNYTDIDDKILNKANSEGSTMENVSEKNIKAFEIDMARLHILPADKMPRATCCIPGIQNLIGELETKGAAYSSDGDVYFDISKAKNYGQLSGRDPNEQQQGASGRTKEGEEERKRHPFDFALWKKTKDGEPGWDSPWGRGRPGWHIECSAMVREEFGTTIDIHLGGGDLVFPHHENEIAQSETANEAQLARVWMHNGMVNVGGTKMSKSLGNFTTIRALLDSGVSAMTLRLFVLQAHYRKPLDFTAEALDAASTGWKGLNAALGLGSECFNQLGWPGANALPSGAMRAQNLAVNEALSAARDRFTEAMNQDLNSSGGLAVLFELAKPLKSLANRLERGEQLEDRDGLNALHQRWLLLRELAAVMGLQHEPLKSMEKSQAASEDSSAIETAISARKAAKQARDFAEADRIREQLSSQGIELIDKPGGITEWRRC; encoded by the coding sequence TTGCCACTGCGCCTCACAAACAGCCTGAGCAATCGCACCGAAGACTTCGAACCACTGGAGGCCGGCAAAGCAACGATCTACTGCTGTGGCGTCACGGTTTACGACCTCTGCCATCTTGGGCATGCACGCAGTTACATCAACTGGGACGTCTTACGGCGTTATCTCATTTGGCGCAATTACGAGGTTACCTTTGTACAGAACTACACAGATATCGACGACAAAATATTGAATAAGGCTAACTCCGAAGGGTCAACGATGGAGAACGTCAGTGAAAAAAATATTAAAGCCTTTGAAATCGACATGGCACGTTTACACATTCTGCCCGCAGATAAAATGCCACGGGCAACGTGTTGCATCCCAGGCATTCAAAATCTGATTGGCGAACTTGAAACAAAGGGAGCTGCCTACAGCTCAGACGGTGATGTGTATTTTGATATTTCCAAAGCAAAGAATTATGGCCAACTGAGTGGGCGAGATCCGAATGAGCAGCAACAGGGAGCCAGTGGCCGCACCAAGGAAGGAGAAGAAGAACGCAAGCGACATCCATTCGATTTCGCGCTCTGGAAAAAAACAAAAGATGGAGAGCCAGGCTGGGATTCACCCTGGGGAAGGGGACGACCCGGCTGGCACATCGAATGTTCAGCCATGGTTCGCGAAGAATTCGGTACAACAATTGATATCCATCTCGGCGGTGGAGACCTTGTCTTTCCGCACCATGAAAATGAAATTGCACAGTCCGAAACAGCCAACGAAGCTCAACTAGCCCGCGTTTGGATGCACAACGGCATGGTGAATGTGGGCGGCACAAAAATGTCGAAGTCACTCGGCAACTTCACAACAATCCGTGCGCTACTCGACAGCGGAGTGTCTGCGATGACTCTGAGGCTCTTTGTGCTCCAGGCGCACTACCGCAAGCCTCTCGATTTCACAGCAGAAGCTCTCGATGCGGCAAGCACCGGATGGAAAGGCCTTAACGCTGCTCTCGGCCTTGGCAGTGAATGTTTCAACCAGCTGGGCTGGCCTGGAGCAAACGCTTTGCCATCCGGAGCCATGCGTGCACAGAACTTGGCAGTGAATGAAGCCTTATCTGCCGCGCGCGACCGCTTTACCGAGGCCATGAATCAAGACCTGAACAGCTCTGGAGGCCTCGCGGTGCTGTTTGAACTGGCCAAACCACTGAAATCGCTGGCCAACCGACTGGAGCGTGGAGAACAGCTGGAAGATCGGGATGGACTAAATGCCCTACATCAACGCTGGCTGTTGCTCCGTGAGCTTGCAGCAGTGATGGGACTGCAGCATGAGCCTCTGAAATCCATGGAAAAGAGCCAAGCAGCGTCAGAGGACAGCTCCGCCATCGAAACTGCGATTTCTGCCCGCAAGGCCGCCAAGCAAGCCAGGGATTTTGCTGAGGCCGACCGCATCCGAGAACAGTTATCCAGTCAGGGAATTGAATTGATTGACAAGCCCGGTGGCATCACCGAATGGCGGCGCTGTTGA
- a CDS encoding DUF2721 domain-containing protein — translation MLMEPESLSKAIQLSVAPVFLLAGIGALMNVISGRLARIVDNARKTKTALDAGETIDEREQWAYRRRMQLTIRAVELLTAATLLISAVVAVMFFSVISRINLTLVVVPLFITAMLLVMMASICFLREVRMASAHINRLF, via the coding sequence ATGCTCATGGAACCCGAGAGCTTGTCCAAAGCCATTCAGCTTTCAGTTGCTCCGGTCTTTCTGCTAGCCGGCATCGGTGCATTGATGAATGTGATCTCCGGCCGCCTCGCGAGGATTGTCGACAACGCACGCAAGACCAAAACCGCCCTTGATGCCGGCGAGACGATCGATGAACGAGAGCAGTGGGCCTACCGCAGACGTATGCAGCTCACCATTCGCGCTGTGGAACTCCTGACAGCAGCAACCCTGCTGATCTCAGCTGTAGTGGCTGTGATGTTCTTCAGCGTGATCAGCCGTATCAATCTCACACTTGTGGTGGTTCCTTTATTCATCACGGCGATGCTGCTCGTGATGATGGCTTCGATCTGCTTCCTGCGAGAGGTGCGCATGGCTTCCGCCCACATCAATCGACTGTTCTGA
- a CDS encoding peroxiredoxin, with product MSNPTHVPDATFQTRVRDESIAGDNPFRWQELSSKDIFGGKKVALFALPGAFTPTCSSNHLPRYDELFDEFKSHGVDQIICLSVNDAFVMFQWSKHLGTKNIFMLPDGNGEFTRKMGMLVEKSNLGFGMRSWRYSMIVNDMVIEKMFIEPEFSDNCPTDPFQSSDADTMIAFLKGSKSSGIAKPHSFVG from the coding sequence ATGTCAAACCCAACCCACGTTCCTGACGCCACATTTCAGACACGGGTCCGAGACGAATCCATCGCAGGAGATAATCCATTCCGATGGCAGGAGCTAAGCAGCAAAGACATTTTTGGCGGCAAAAAAGTTGCACTTTTTGCACTTCCTGGAGCGTTCACACCAACCTGCTCATCCAACCATCTTCCGCGCTATGACGAACTCTTTGACGAATTCAAAAGCCACGGTGTTGATCAGATCATCTGCCTTTCAGTGAATGATGCATTTGTGATGTTCCAATGGAGCAAGCACCTTGGGACCAAGAATATTTTCATGCTTCCTGACGGCAACGGTGAGTTCACCAGAAAGATGGGAATGCTCGTTGAAAAGTCAAATCTGGGATTTGGAATGCGTTCCTGGCGTTATTCAATGATCGTCAATGACATGGTCATTGAAAAAATGTTTATTGAGCCTGAGTTCTCAGACAACTGTCCTACAGATCCTTTTCAATCCTCTGATGCTGACACGATGATCGCATTCCTAAAAGGAAGTAAATCATCAGGAATTGCCAAGCCGCATTCATTCGTCGGCTAA